Proteins encoded in a region of the Magallana gigas chromosome 8, xbMagGiga1.1, whole genome shotgun sequence genome:
- the LOC105332908 gene encoding zwei Ig domain protein zig-5 has protein sequence MGFLLKQITVFLAFQLSISFSWARVLRLPPTEEKDLFFRGTLPDITTANRHDSVVLHCKVGGREPTIHWLKDGVRIQQGESRDYRNDQAQYEDTAAVTGKSFTASKLYLDCVDEASEGVYTCIGETPTERITQSTNLVLKRPNADFLDLPEAAAEFSHRTCLEKRSVGNTAARIFLWTSLRLELMGEAVQLFCRSEGSPSPQVEWFDNNREKILPTSSEFSDYEILENGDLLIKRLQWKHMGQFKCSASNGEGSDTQGIFIYPMNNPQN, from the exons ATGGGTTTTCTACTCAAACAAATCACAGTTTTCCTCGCCTTTCAATTGTCCATCTCTTTCTCTTGGGCTAGAGTATTG AGACTACCACCAACAGAGGAAAAGGACTTATTTTTCAGAGGAACTCTTCCAGATATCACCACAGCTAACAGACACGACAGTGTAGTATTGCACTGCAAGGTCGGAGGAAGAGAACCCACTATTCATTGGTTAAAAGACGGGGTCAGAATTCAACAG ggTGAAAGCAGAGACTACAGAAATGACCAGGCGCAATATGAGGACACTGCGGCTGTGACGGGAAAGTCCTTTACGGCATCCAAGTTATATTTAGACTGCGTGGACGAGGCCTCGGAGGGTGTTTACACCTGTATCGGGGAAACGCCCACTGAAAGAATCACACAGTCCACAAATCTCGTCCTAA AACGTCCAAATGCTGACTTTTTAGATTTACCCGAAGCGGCAGCAGAGTTTTCTCACAGAACCTGTTTGGAGAAAAGATCAGTAGGAA ACACCGCCGCCAGAATTTTCCTCTGGACCAGTCTGCGTTTGGAGCTGATGGGCGAAGCTGTCCAATTGTTCTGCCGATCTGAGGGATCCCCATCTCCCCAGGTCGAGTGGTTTGATAATAATAGAGAAAAAATCCTACCAACGTCGTCAGAATTCAGCGATTATGAG ATTTTAGAAAATGGAGATCTTCTGATCAAACGACTTCAGTGGAAACACATGGGGCAGTTCAAGTGTAGTGCATCCAACGGTGAGGGTTCCGATACCCAAGGCATCTTTATCTACCCAATGAAC AATCCTCAAAACTAG